The nucleotide sequence TGACGATGCCAAAAAGAGGAGCCGTCCATGCTGCAGGAAGAACTCCGGCCAGGACCATCAGTATACCTCCGATGATCCAGATCGGTCCGGCAAAACGATGGGTCTTTGCCCAGACTTCTTCATTGGCCAAGGTCCAGGGAGTCCGGATACCAAAGGTATAATTGAATTTGATTTTACCGAAGTAATTGCCCAATAGGATGAAGATAATACCAATTCCCGAGAAATACCAGCGGGGCAGGGTCTCCAAATAACCCAGAGCCACTGCTATGGTTCCCCAGTACATAAGGGACAAAAATACTACCAGGGTGGTGCTGACAATCCAGAAAACCCGTCCCATCTTAAGGTAATTAGCCTTTTGGGGATCGATCCTGGGAATGAGCCAAAACAAGATATAGACTCCCAGTGTGATCAGCGGCAAAAGAAAGGCGCCGGTCAAAGCTCCGGAATATCCATCCACCTGTCCTGCAAAGTTCCAATGAGAGGGAACTTGTTCAGGGAGCCGGGGATAAGCCCAACTACCAATGATAATATTAATGATAACAAGTATGCCTGATATGACTTTAAGAAGGCTTCCTTGAGTGTTGGTGTTTGTTTTTTCCATACATATTCCCCCTATGGTTTCGATTTGAATGTTCTACTTCTTGGTCTTAGCTGTTTTCTGTGGAGTTTCGTCGGCATCGTGGTCATCATGAAAAAACTCCAATTCTTCAGGCTGCTTGCCTGTAAATTCCAGAAACCACCCCATAATGCCTTCGAAAACCGAAGTATTAAGCGAATAATAGATATTCTGCCCTTGCCTTCGATCGCTGATGAGATCAG is from Desulfitobacterium chlororespirans DSM 11544 and encodes:
- a CDS encoding SdpI family protein; amino-acid sequence: MEKTNTNTQGSLLKVISGILVIINIIIGSWAYPRLPEQVPSHWNFAGQVDGYSGALTGAFLLPLITLGVYILFWLIPRIDPQKANYLKMGRVFWIVSTTLVVFLSLMYWGTIAVALGYLETLPRWYFSGIGIIFILLGNYFGKIKFNYTFGIRTPWTLANEEVWAKTHRFAGPIWIIGGILMVLAGVLPAAWTAPLFGIVIGLIAVVPMAYSYLIYRKLSI
- a CDS encoding autorepressor SdpR family transcription factor, with product MSPLNETFKALSDKTRRQILKLLRAGDLTAGEIAEHFDMTKPSISHHLNMLKQADLISDRRQGQNIYYSLNTSVFEGIMGWFLEFTGKQPEELEFFHDDHDADETPQKTAKTKK